A portion of the Microlunatus phosphovorus NM-1 genome contains these proteins:
- a CDS encoding GNAT family N-acetyltransferase, producing MSTIQVERNDARCRYEGTHDGELVSLVDYVLRGDTMIVIHTGTNHRWRGQGFAGQVTQAALDDARDRGLHVVARCPFTADFIAHHPDYADLVSKS from the coding sequence ATGAGCACGATTCAGGTGGAGAGGAACGATGCGCGCTGCCGCTATGAGGGAACTCATGACGGCGAGTTGGTGAGTCTGGTCGACTATGTGCTCCGTGGCGACACCATGATCGTGATCCACACCGGCACCAATCACCGATGGCGGGGCCAAGGATTCGCCGGCCAGGTGACCCAGGCTGCACTCGACGACGCCCGGGATCGCGGTCTGCACGTGGTCGCCCGCTGCCCCTTCACCGCCGACTTCATCGCCCATCATCCCGACTACGCCGACCTGGTGAGCAAGAGCTGA
- a CDS encoding trans-aconitate 2-methyltransferase, translated as MADWDPEHYRRFSDERSRPFGDLVARIRADSPRQVVDLGCGPGELTASLRRLWPDAEILGVDSSPAMIAKAQAFADDGRLRFLERDLRTWRPDSDTDVILSNAALQWVPGHRTLLAGLVERLSSGGWLAFQVPGNFAAPSHVLLHELADTDPYAAYTTGLLRPASAEPVDYLADLSTLGCRVDAWETTYLHVLSGPDPVFTWISATGARPVLQALPDDLRGRFELEYQRRLREAYPAQPHGTVLPFRRIFVVAQREG; from the coding sequence TTGGCTGACTGGGATCCAGAGCACTACCGACGATTCTCCGACGAGCGATCGCGTCCGTTCGGGGACCTCGTCGCTCGGATCCGGGCCGACTCTCCTCGGCAGGTCGTCGATCTGGGCTGCGGCCCCGGCGAGCTGACCGCCTCGCTGCGCCGGCTCTGGCCGGACGCCGAGATCCTCGGCGTCGACTCTTCACCAGCCATGATCGCCAAGGCACAGGCGTTCGCGGACGACGGACGGCTTCGATTCCTGGAACGAGATCTGCGGACCTGGCGACCGGACAGCGACACCGACGTCATCCTCAGCAACGCCGCCTTGCAGTGGGTGCCGGGACATCGCACGCTGCTGGCCGGCCTCGTCGAACGACTCTCCTCGGGTGGTTGGCTGGCGTTCCAGGTGCCCGGCAACTTCGCTGCGCCGAGTCACGTGCTGCTGCATGAGCTCGCCGACACCGACCCGTACGCGGCCTACACCACGGGGCTGCTGCGACCGGCCTCGGCCGAGCCTGTCGACTATCTTGCCGATCTGTCCACGTTGGGCTGTCGGGTGGACGCGTGGGAGACCACGTATCTGCATGTGCTGTCCGGCCCCGACCCGGTATTCACCTGGATCTCTGCGACCGGCGCCCGCCCGGTTCTGCAGGCGCTGCCCGACGATCTCCGGGGGCGCTTCGAGCTCGAGTACCAGCGTCGGCTGCGGGAGGCGTACCCCGCACAGCCGCACGGCACGGTGCTGCCCTTCCGCCGGATCTTCGTCGTCGCGCAGCGAGAGGGTTAG